The region GCCAGGTTCGCCCCTTTTCCACCCAGCAAGAGCTTCATGTCCGCCTTGCCGTCCGCTTTTCCGCCGCCAAATGAATAGATATACTTACGTGACATTCTGTTCTCTCCGCAGGTTCGGGTGTGTGTTGTCGTTCGTTTGTACCGCTCGTAAAAAGCTTTTTAAGAGTAAGGACGAAAACGGCTCTTCGGGGTCCATGATCCGCTCGGGATGCCACTGGACGAGGAGGAAGAAGGGCTTCCGCGCCGAATCCTTCCATTGCATCGCCTCGACGATGCCGTCAGCCGCGCGCGCGGCGACTCTCAAGCCCGCGCCGAGCTTGTCGGCCGACTGGTGGTGGCTGGAATTCACCGGACCGCGGGAGACCCTCACCGCCTCGCGGAGAAGGCTGTCGCCCTCGACTTCGAGCGGGTGGAAGCTCTCGCGGCCGCCCCGGCCCTTGTGCCCCTTATACCCGGCATCTTCAAGATCGGGGATCAGGGTGCCTCCGAGATGGACGTTGGCGATCTGCAATCCCCGGCAGATCCCGAGAACCGGCATGTCCGCCTTCAGCGCGTGGTCGAGGATCCCGCGCTCGAAGTCGTCGCGCTTCCTGTCGACATCCTTGAGCTTCGGATGGTCCGCGCGCCCTCCGAAGATCGCAGGGTCGACGTCCCCTCCTCCGGTCAGCACGATGCCGTCGCACTGATCGGCCGAGCCGGCATCGTCCCGGAGGTAGGAAAGCACTTTGCATTCGACGGGAATCGTTCCGGTCCGCAGCCACGCGAGATACCTCTGAAACTTCGCCGGATCGCCCATCGTGTCGGTAACACCGATTCTCATCATGTTGTCCCTCCGACGGTCCGCTCGAGAAGCGAGTGGAGCAATTCCCTTCCCTCTACGATCTCCGTCCTGATCCTCACGAAATAGACCGGCATCCCCTTAAGCGGCGATTCGCTCTCCATTCCACCGAGGCGAACGGCATCTTTCTCGGTGGTCACCATCATCGCGGCGCCCGACCGGTCATACCTACCCTTGATGCGCTGCAGATCATCCGCCGGGTAGGGGTGATGATCGGGGTATGTCATGGAATCGCGCATGACGGCGCCCATTTCTTTCAACATCTCCGTGAACCTGGATGGATTCGCGATTCCGGAAAAGGCAAAAACAGATTTTCCGCGCAGATCCTCAGTCGCGAGATCTTTCCCCCCGAAGAGAGGGGAAACTCTGTCGGGCACAAATCGAACTCTGACTTCCGGGGCGGCGGAGTATCTGACCAGCCCGTTCTGTCCGGCGCTCCGGCCGGCCGGACCCGAGACGACCAGAAGCCCCGCACGGCGGAGGGACGAGAGCGGCTCGCGCCGCGATCCCGCCGGGAGCATCGGCGTGGCGGCCGGGGATTCACCGATCATAACGATATCGAGGTCCCGCCCGATTCCCCTGTGCTGAAAACCGTCGTCGAGGAGGATGACGTCGGCATGATACCGGTCGACAGCGATCCTCGCGGACTTCGCCCGGCTCTCGTCCGAGATCACGACCGCGCCGGGAAAACGCCTGGCGATCTGATAGGGCTCGTCCCCCGAACGCTCCGCCGTCTCCCGGACCGTGTCGCCGTCGGAGACGACAACCGTCCCGCGCGTCGTGCGCAGGTATCCTCTGCTCAGCACAGCCACTTTTTTCCGTTCCCCCATGAAATATTGAACAAGGTATTCGACAAAGGGCGTTTTTCCGTTTCCGCCCGCGGTCAGGTTGCCCACGGAAATGACGGGCACGCCGGCCCGCACGGCGCCGAAGAGGCGCGCGTCATAGCATCTGTTTCTCAACCAGACGAGGGAGCCGTAGAGCCATGACGCCGGAAGCAGAAACCGCTCCAGCATCTTCAGCTCGCCTGCGATGCGACCGCAAGAACCGCAGCGGCGGCCCTTCCCGACGCCCCGGGCGTGCCGAGCCTTTCCTTCACCGTTCCGAGGCGGCGCGAGATCTCCTTCAGGCGAGCCGGATCGCCGAGGAGCGACGCCGCCTCGCGCGCGAGGAGCGGCGCGGTCGCCCGGCCCTGGAGGAGCTCCGGCACCACCTGCTCGCCGGCCACGATATTGACCAGACCGATGTTCCGGAT is a window of Bacteroidota bacterium DNA encoding:
- a CDS encoding type 1 glutamine amidotransferase translates to MMRIGVTDTMGDPAKFQRYLAWLRTGTIPVECKVLSYLRDDAGSADQCDGIVLTGGGDVDPAIFGGRADHPKLKDVDRKRDDFERGILDHALKADMPVLGICRGLQIANVHLGGTLIPDLEDAGYKGHKGRGGRESFHPLEVEGDSLLREAVRVSRGPVNSSHHQSADKLGAGLRVAARAADGIVEAMQWKDSARKPFFLLVQWHPERIMDPEEPFSSLLLKSFLRAVQTNDNTHPNLRREQNVT
- the lpxK gene encoding tetraacyldisaccharide 4'-kinase; this encodes MLERFLLPASWLYGSLVWLRNRCYDARLFGAVRAGVPVISVGNLTAGGNGKTPFVEYLVQYFMGERKKVAVLSRGYLRTTRGTVVVSDGDTVRETAERSGDEPYQIARRFPGAVVISDESRAKSARIAVDRYHADVILLDDGFQHRGIGRDLDIVMIGESPAATPMLPAGSRREPLSSLRRAGLLVVSGPAGRSAGQNGLVRYSAAPEVRVRFVPDRVSPLFGGKDLATEDLRGKSVFAFSGIANPSRFTEMLKEMGAVMRDSMTYPDHHPYPADDLQRIKGRYDRSGAAMMVTTEKDAVRLGGMESESPLKGMPVYFVRIRTEIVEGRELLHSLLERTVGGTT